The following DNA comes from Halalkaliarchaeum sp. AArc-CO.
TGATGAAATGCGGCGGACTTGCGGAAGCGAGGAGAATGATCGCGACAGCACGAGCCCACGGGCTCGAGGTGATGCTCGGCTGCATGGTGGAGTCGAACGCCTCGATCGCGGCCGGCTGTCACCTCGCACCGTTGCTCGATTACGCCGACCTCGACGGATCGCTTCTCCTCGCCGAGGACCCGTACGCGGGGATCGACCTCACGGACGGAGAGATCCGGCTTGCGGAAACCGATCGAGCAGGTACGGGAGTCCGACGGGTCGACTGACGGGCGAGAGCGGAGGCCACGCCCGTCCGTTCCTGCCGCTACCCTTGTGCCGCAGCCGCGTCGGTGACGCGACCGACGAACAGCACGGCGTCGGTCGGTCGGTCGCGAATACAAAACAGGAACGGACGATCGATCGTCAAATCGAATGACTCGGCCGGGGCGCTCTCGACCATGGACACGGCAGTTGCAGCCGCGGCCTCGGTGCCCTCCTCGTCGACGCTGACGAAGGCGTCGTGGTACACCTCGTCGATCCCCGGCCCACCTTCTCCGTCGACCATGTTCGAGAAGTCGGCGCCGGGGCCGAACGCGGACTCCATGCCGAGGTCCGAGAGGGCCTCGCGCAGTTCGGCGTCGAACTCGTATTCGAACCGCGGCATCCGGAGGTCGCCGGCGGCGTCGGTGAGTTCCTCGAACACACCGAAGAGGTTCTCGCCCGCCAGGTCGGACTCGACCGCCTCGAACTCGCCCTCGTCGGGAACGACGAGGACCATCGACACCTCGCCGCCGACGTAGGGGAGTTCGATGGCCTGGGCGCGCGGCAAATCGGCGTAGTCCGTGCGGAGGTTCTGTGCCATCATCGGCACTGTCGTCTCCGTGCCGTCGAGCGCGATAAACGGTGCCTCCTGAGTGTCGTCGGGGTCGAACTCCTGCTCCCAGCTCGCCATGAAGTAAATGGCGTTGGTGAGCACGAGGACCGTCTGGGGAGTAATCCCGTTTTCGGGGATCAAGTCCTCGATCCGGTCGTCGGTCTCGTCGGCGACCCAGTCGTTGATCCGCTCGCGCTCGA
Coding sequences within:
- a CDS encoding serpin family protein; protein product: MNRRAVLATSGMLAAAILAGCVDDEGRSGGDENTETPTDQPADTPGGDGEEQKSLPEGDPGAADERIRELVAGNAEFAMNLHEQFVADEDADNVFYSPYSISMALAMTYAGSAGDAETAMREALRFTLEDATHPAFSDLQSALDERETTADPMPDDDDETDEVDAFTLSVANALWGEEGYPFDEEYLDLVDEYYGGGFNEANFTAQPELERERINDWVADETDDRIEDLIPENGITPQTVLVLTNAIYFMASWEQEFDPDDTQEAPFIALDGTETTVPMMAQNLRTDYADLPRAQAIELPYVGGEVSMVLVVPDEGEFEAVESDLAGENLFGVFEELTDAAGDLRMPRFEYEFDAELREALSDLGMESAFGPGADFSNMVDGEGGPGIDEVYHDAFVSVDEEGTEAAAATAVSMVESAPAESFDLTIDRPFLFCIRDRPTDAVLFVGRVTDAAAAQG